The Aethina tumida isolate Nest 87 chromosome 6, icAetTumi1.1, whole genome shotgun sequence genome has a segment encoding these proteins:
- the LOC126265918 gene encoding phenoloxidase-activating factor 2-like, which translates to MASCNLKERSKESVYVCGGTLVDSLHIITAAHCVKSYTPHDLRVRLGEWDVNHDVEFYPYIERDVSLVQVHPEFYAGTLYNDLAVLRMDKPVDWTKHPHISPACLPNPHDDYTTGTRCWTTGWGKDAFGDFGKYQNILKEVDVPIINHGICERQMKQTRLGYDFQLHPGFICAGGEEGEDACKGDGGGPMVCERGGTWQVVGVVSWAIGCGQPSVPGVYVKVAHYLDWIRQITQ; encoded by the exons ATGGCAAGTTGCAATCTTAAAGAAAGATCCAAAGAAAGCGTGTACGTTTGTGGTGGTACACTGGTCGACTCCCTTCACATCATTACTGCGGCTCACTGCGTTAAAAG TTACACCCCTCATGACTTGAGAGTTCGTCTTGGTGAATGGGACGTAAACCACGATGTGGAATTCTATCCGTACATCGAAAGAGATGTTTCGCTGGTTCAGGTCCATCCTGAATTCTACGCTGGAACGCTTTACAATGACTTGGCTGTTCTACGAATGGACAAACCGGTAGACTGGACCAAACACCCACACATCAGCCCTGCCTGTTTGCCAAATCCACACGACGACTACACCACAGGCACAAGATGTTGGACCACCGGCTGGGGAAAAGATGCCTTTGGAGACTTTGGCAAATACCAAAACATTCTTAAGGAGGTCGACGTGCCAATTATTAATCACGGCATTTGTGAGAGACAAATGAAACAAACCAGATTGGGATACGACTTCCAACTGCACCCAGGATTTATTTGCGCCGGTGGCGAAGAAGGCGAAGATGCTTGCAAAGGAGACGGAGGTGGTCCGATGGTTTGTGAACGTGGAGGTACCTGGCAAGTTGTTGGTGTTGTCAGTTGGGCTATTGGCTGTGGTCAACCAAGCGTTCCTGGAGTGTACGTTAAAGTTGCTCACTATCTCGACTGGATCAGGCAAATCACTCAGTGA